A window of the Brassica napus cultivar Da-Ae chromosome A2, Da-Ae, whole genome shotgun sequence genome harbors these coding sequences:
- the LOC106401465 gene encoding protein NSP-INTERACTING KINASE 2 isoform X2 translates to MVNRRRDVKKSYALFSSTFFCIFFLFFPPAELSDGVKYEVLALIEIKSSLIDPRGVLVNWDNAAVDPCSWDLITCSPDGFVLSIGASDQSLSGTLASSIGNLTYLQTVLLQNNNIRGNIPPEIGRLMKLKTLNLSNNNFTGQIPPTLSHSTSFQYLRLNHNSLTGTVPTSVANMAQLILLDLSYNNLSGPVPRLHAIAYNVIGNPQTCSTGTEEDCNGTHHKPTSLTFTSSESSDGGTNNQKFAVQFGLSLACICLLIIVFGFY, encoded by the exons ATGGTGAACAGAAGAAGAGATGTAAAAAAGAGTTATGCTTTGTTCTCTTCAACCTTTTTCTGCatctttttcctcttttttcCTCCGGCAGAGCTTTCAGACGGTGTTAAGTATGAAG TTCTTGCTCTAATAGAAATCAAGAGCTCACTGATTGATCCTCGTGGAGTTCTAGTAAATTGGGACAACGCAGCAGTTGATCCTTGTAGCTGGGACTTGATCACTTGCTCTCCTGACGGTTTTGTCCTAAGCAT AGGAGCTTCAGACCAGAGCTTGTCag GAACTCTTGCATCCAGTATTGGCAATTTAACATATCTTCAGACTGT GCTCTTGCAGAATAATAACATCAGAGGAAATATCCCCCCTGAGATTGGGAGACTGATGAAACTCAAAACACTTAATCTCTCTAACAATAACTTCACTGGTCAAATCCCACCCACACTTTCTCATTCTACAAGTTTTCAATACTT GAGGCTGAACCATAACAGTCTGACAGGAACAGTTCCTACCTCAGTGGCAAACATGGCCCAACTAATTCTTTT GGATCTGTCGTACAATAACTTGAGTGGACCAGTTCCAAGATTACATGCCATTGCATACAA TGTAATAGGCAATCCTCAGACTTGTTCAACTGGAACTGAGGAAGACTGTAACGGAACTCATCATAAACCAACCTCACTTACCTTTACCAGTTCTGAAT CATCTGATGGAGGAACAAATAATCAGAAATTCGCGGTACAGTTTGGTTTAAGCCTTGCATGTATTTGCTTGTTGATCATTGTCTTTGGTTTTTATTAA
- the LOC106401453 gene encoding protein NSP-INTERACTING KINASE 2-like isoform X2, which produces MVLRKKEKSYALFSSILFCIVFLFLSPAELTYVFNYEEIKSSLTDPHGVLMDWNMAAADPCSWNLITCSPDNFVPSISCKPEFFRNSSCTKLLQNNYITGNIPPEIGKLMKLKTLDLSNNNFSGQLPSTLSHSKSFQYLKLNNNSLTGTIPTSVANMTQLILLDLSYSNLSGPVPTLHANTFNVMGNPQICSTGTEEECNETHPKPKSLIFSSSDPSDGGTINQKFAVQFGLSLACICLLIDHSLALVFI; this is translated from the exons ATGGTgcttagaaaaaaagaaaagagttatGCGTTGTTCTCTTCAATCCTCTTCTGCATCGTTTTCCTCTTTCTTTCTCCTGCAGAGCTTACATACGTTTTTAACTATGAAG AAATCAAGAGCTCACTGACTGATCCTCATGGAGTTCTAATGGACTGGAACATGGCAGCGGCTGATCCTTGTAGCTGGAACTTGATCACTTGCTCTCCTGATAATTTTGTCCCAAGCAT AAGCTGCAAACCAGAATTTTTCAGGAACTCTTCTTGCACCAA GCTATTGCAGAACAATTACATCACAGGAAATATCCCTCCAGAGATTGGGAAACTGATGAAACTCAAAACACTTGATCTCTCTAACAATAACTTCAGTGGCCAACTCCCATCTACTCTTTCTCATTCCAAAAGTTTTCAGTACTT GAAGCTGAACAATAACAGCCTGACAGGAACAATTCCTACCTCGGTGGCAAACATGACCCAACTAATTCTTTT GGATCTATCTTACAGCAACTTGAGTGGACCAGTTCCAACCTTACATGCCAATACATTCAA CGTAATGGGCAATCCTCAGATATGTTCAACTGGAACCGAGGAAGAGTGCAACGAGACTCATCCTAAACCAAAGTCACTTATCTTCAGCAGTTCTGACC CATCTGATGGAGGAACAATAAACCAGAAATTCGCGGTACAATTCGGTTTAAGCCTTGCATGTATTTGCTTGTTGATCGATCATTCATTAGCTTTGGTTTTTATTTAG
- the LOC106401485 gene encoding ceramide synthase 1 LOH3, which produces MGFFESVKSINWEHESFPTYQDFVCLPLFAVFFPSIRFLLDRFVFEKVGRFLIYGKQSPKKNDKKTKIRKFKESAWKCIYYLSAEVLALSVTYNEPWFTDTLYFWIGPGDQIWPNQQMKIKLKFLYMYTAGFYTYSIFALIFWETRRSDFGVSMGHHITTVILIVLSYICRFSRAGSVVLALHDASDVFLEVGKMSKYSGFEGIAAFSFVLFALSWVLLRLIYYPFWILWSTSYQIIMTVDKEKHPIEGPIYYYMFNTLLFCLLVLHIFWWVLIYRMLVKQVQDRGKLSEDVRSDSESDDEHED; this is translated from the exons ATGGGTTTCTTCGAATCGGTCAAATCGATCAACTGGGAACACGAATCGTTCCCTACTTACCAGGACTTTGTCTGTTTGCCTCTCTTCGCAGTGTTCTTCCCTTCGATACGGTTCCTTCTCGACAGATTCGTCTTCGAG AAAGTGGGAAGGTTCTTGATTTATGGAAAGCAGAGTCCGAAAAAGAATGACAAGAAGACGAAAATCAGAAAATTCAAAGAATCAGCTTGGAAGTGTATCTACTACCTCTCAGCTGAGGTGCTTGCCTTGTCTGTGACATACAACGAGCCTTGGTTTACAGACACGCTCTACTTCTGGATTGGTCCTGGAGATCAGATTTGGCCTAATCAACAGATGAA GATAAAGTTGaagtttttatatatgtatacagcTGGGTTCTACACATACTCTATCTTCGCGTTGATCTTTTGGGAAACAAGACGCTCAGACTTTGGTGTTTCGATGGGTCATCATATCACTACTGTTATCCTCATCGTCCTCTCCTACATCTGCAG ATTCTCTCGTGCTGGTTCTGTTGTTCTTGCACTCCATGACGCGAGTGATGTGTTCCTTGAAGTTGGGAAGATGTCCAAGTACAGTGGATTTGAGGGTATAGCGGCCTTTTCGTTTGTTCTTTTTGCTTTGTCTTGGGTCCTTCTACGTCTCATTTACTATCCTTTCTGGATCCTTTGGAGCACGAG CTATCAGATTATTATGACTGTGGACAAGGAAAAGCACCCAATCGAAGGACCGATCTACTACTACATGTTCAACACTCTCTTGTTTTGTCTGCTTGTGCTTCACATATTCTGGTGGGTTTTGATTTACCGGATGCTTGTGAAGCAAGTACAGGATCGAGGCAAGCTTAGCGAAGATGTCAGATCCG ATTCTGAAAgtgatgatgaacatgaagATTGA
- the LOC106401443 gene encoding uncharacterized protein LOC106401443 — protein MEDVLTENPPPSRFFQEDLNNFASPPPEPPLPSPFILFSSPKPELPLKPSLLIIALSSPSLHIFHSCLPSKTLIGTLIIPELPFSGNTVEPSLQDKSCNIYSLSDNNNENSVLLISVQLPVSPERSNLVSRLLIGQDIVPERVIILDSIQSRNFRGRLSPDEALAAKLETSSEKKAAATSRMNLDYFPSGSVIDGLSASLLSRCQLKNIRGTLVVSWPEFDPSVVRFVGGLLKSIVPGLDNKSVGKDLEMYSSRSGLKKDAWLDSDLYT, from the coding sequence ATGGAAGACGTACTAACAGAGAACCCTCCACCTTCAAGATTCTTCCAAGAAGATCTCAACAACTTCGCCTCCCCACCTCCTGAACCACCCCTTCCCTCTCCTTTCATCCTCTTCTCAAGCCCCAAACCCGAACTCCCCCTCAAACCATCTCTCCTCATCATAGCCCTATCTTCACCCTCCCTACACATCTTCCACAGCTGCTTACCTTCAAAGACTCTCATCGGAACCCTCATCATCCCCGAACTCCCCTTCTCCGGAAACACCGTAGAGCCTTCTTTACAAGACAAGTCCTGCAACATATACTCCTTAAGTGATAACAACAACGAGAACTCGGTCCTTTTGATTTCTGTTCAGCTTCCTGTCTCTCCTGAACGTTCTAACCTGGTCTCGAGGCTGCTCATTGGCCAAGACATTGTCCCTGAGAGGGTTATCATCTTGGACTCCATTCAGAGCCGTAACTTCAGAGGGAGGCTCTCACCGGATGAAGCATTGGCTGCTAAACTCGAGACATCATCTGAGAAGAAAGCAGCAGCAACGTCTCGGATGAATCTGGATTACTTCCCATCAGGTAGTGTTATCGATGGTCTGAGTGCTTCGCTTTTGAGCAGATGTCAGCTGAAGAATATCAGAGGGACGTTGGTGGTCTCATGGCCTGAGTTTGATCCTTCTGTGGTGAGATTTGTTGGTGGTCTGCTGAAGAGTATTGTCCCGGGTCTGGATAACAAAAGTGTGGGCAAAGATCTGGAGATGTACTCTTCAAGAAGTGGTCTTAAGAAGGATGCTTGGCTTGACTCTGATCTATATACATGA
- the LOC106401465 gene encoding protein NSP-INTERACTING KINASE 2 isoform X1 has protein sequence MVNRRRDVKKSYALFSSTFFCIFFLFFPPAELSDGVKYEGNIPWQKNFEVLALIEIKSSLIDPRGVLVNWDNAAVDPCSWDLITCSPDGFVLSIGASDQSLSGTLASSIGNLTYLQTVLLQNNNIRGNIPPEIGRLMKLKTLNLSNNNFTGQIPPTLSHSTSFQYLRLNHNSLTGTVPTSVANMAQLILLDLSYNNLSGPVPRLHAIAYNVIGNPQTCSTGTEEDCNGTHHKPTSLTFTSSESSDGGTNNQKFAVQFGLSLACICLLIIVFGFY, from the exons ATGGTGAACAGAAGAAGAGATGTAAAAAAGAGTTATGCTTTGTTCTCTTCAACCTTTTTCTGCatctttttcctcttttttcCTCCGGCAGAGCTTTCAGACGGTGTTAAGTATGAAGGTAATATTCCTTGGCAAAAAAACTTTGAAG TTCTTGCTCTAATAGAAATCAAGAGCTCACTGATTGATCCTCGTGGAGTTCTAGTAAATTGGGACAACGCAGCAGTTGATCCTTGTAGCTGGGACTTGATCACTTGCTCTCCTGACGGTTTTGTCCTAAGCAT AGGAGCTTCAGACCAGAGCTTGTCag GAACTCTTGCATCCAGTATTGGCAATTTAACATATCTTCAGACTGT GCTCTTGCAGAATAATAACATCAGAGGAAATATCCCCCCTGAGATTGGGAGACTGATGAAACTCAAAACACTTAATCTCTCTAACAATAACTTCACTGGTCAAATCCCACCCACACTTTCTCATTCTACAAGTTTTCAATACTT GAGGCTGAACCATAACAGTCTGACAGGAACAGTTCCTACCTCAGTGGCAAACATGGCCCAACTAATTCTTTT GGATCTGTCGTACAATAACTTGAGTGGACCAGTTCCAAGATTACATGCCATTGCATACAA TGTAATAGGCAATCCTCAGACTTGTTCAACTGGAACTGAGGAAGACTGTAACGGAACTCATCATAAACCAACCTCACTTACCTTTACCAGTTCTGAAT CATCTGATGGAGGAACAAATAATCAGAAATTCGCGGTACAGTTTGGTTTAAGCCTTGCATGTATTTGCTTGTTGATCATTGTCTTTGGTTTTTATTAA
- the LOC106401453 gene encoding protein NSP-INTERACTING KINASE 2-like isoform X3 — MVLRKKEKSYALFSSILFCIVFLFLSPAELTYVFNYEEIKSSLTDPHGVLMDWNMAAADPCSWNLITCSPDNFVPSMLLQNNYITGNIPPEIGKLMKLKTLDLSNNNFSGQLPSTLSHSKSFQYLKLNNNSLTGTIPTSVANMTQLILLDLSYSNLSGPVPTLHANTFNVMGNPQICSTGTEEECNETHPKPKSLIFSSSDPSDGGTINQKFAVQFGLSLACICLLIDHSLALVFI; from the exons ATGGTgcttagaaaaaaagaaaagagttatGCGTTGTTCTCTTCAATCCTCTTCTGCATCGTTTTCCTCTTTCTTTCTCCTGCAGAGCTTACATACGTTTTTAACTATGAAG AAATCAAGAGCTCACTGACTGATCCTCATGGAGTTCTAATGGACTGGAACATGGCAGCGGCTGATCCTTGTAGCTGGAACTTGATCACTTGCTCTCCTGATAATTTTGTCCCAAGCAT GCTATTGCAGAACAATTACATCACAGGAAATATCCCTCCAGAGATTGGGAAACTGATGAAACTCAAAACACTTGATCTCTCTAACAATAACTTCAGTGGCCAACTCCCATCTACTCTTTCTCATTCCAAAAGTTTTCAGTACTT GAAGCTGAACAATAACAGCCTGACAGGAACAATTCCTACCTCGGTGGCAAACATGACCCAACTAATTCTTTT GGATCTATCTTACAGCAACTTGAGTGGACCAGTTCCAACCTTACATGCCAATACATTCAA CGTAATGGGCAATCCTCAGATATGTTCAACTGGAACCGAGGAAGAGTGCAACGAGACTCATCCTAAACCAAAGTCACTTATCTTCAGCAGTTCTGACC CATCTGATGGAGGAACAATAAACCAGAAATTCGCGGTACAATTCGGTTTAAGCCTTGCATGTATTTGCTTGTTGATCGATCATTCATTAGCTTTGGTTTTTATTTAG
- the LOC106401453 gene encoding protein NSP-INTERACTING KINASE 2-like isoform X1: MVLRKKEKSYALFSSILFCIVFLFLSPAELTYVFNYEEIKSSLTDPHGVLMDWNMAAADPCSWNLITCSPDNFVPSIEAANQNFSGTLLAPSIGNLTYLETVLLQNNYITGNIPPEIGKLMKLKTLDLSNNNFSGQLPSTLSHSKSFQYLKLNNNSLTGTIPTSVANMTQLILLDLSYSNLSGPVPTLHANTFNVMGNPQICSTGTEEECNETHPKPKSLIFSSSDPSDGGTINQKFAVQFGLSLACICLLIDHSLALVFI; this comes from the exons ATGGTgcttagaaaaaaagaaaagagttatGCGTTGTTCTCTTCAATCCTCTTCTGCATCGTTTTCCTCTTTCTTTCTCCTGCAGAGCTTACATACGTTTTTAACTATGAAG AAATCAAGAGCTCACTGACTGATCCTCATGGAGTTCTAATGGACTGGAACATGGCAGCGGCTGATCCTTGTAGCTGGAACTTGATCACTTGCTCTCCTGATAATTTTGTCCCAAGCAT AGAAGCTGCAAACCAGAATTTTTCAGGAACTCTTCTTGCACCAAGTATTGGCAATTTAACATATCTTGAGACTGT GCTATTGCAGAACAATTACATCACAGGAAATATCCCTCCAGAGATTGGGAAACTGATGAAACTCAAAACACTTGATCTCTCTAACAATAACTTCAGTGGCCAACTCCCATCTACTCTTTCTCATTCCAAAAGTTTTCAGTACTT GAAGCTGAACAATAACAGCCTGACAGGAACAATTCCTACCTCGGTGGCAAACATGACCCAACTAATTCTTTT GGATCTATCTTACAGCAACTTGAGTGGACCAGTTCCAACCTTACATGCCAATACATTCAA CGTAATGGGCAATCCTCAGATATGTTCAACTGGAACCGAGGAAGAGTGCAACGAGACTCATCCTAAACCAAAGTCACTTATCTTCAGCAGTTCTGACC CATCTGATGGAGGAACAATAAACCAGAAATTCGCGGTACAATTCGGTTTAAGCCTTGCATGTATTTGCTTGTTGATCGATCATTCATTAGCTTTGGTTTTTATTTAG
- the LOC125585039 gene encoding uncharacterized protein LOC125585039 yields MQGFISSSRAPTYLPHLKAGATYTLQNFLAATSKEIYRVADQNLTISFSNGSVLAPLDDIPVSVSFPTDRFRFHTHEDFQAHRGLRGDLYDVVGHLRLVNGQSLIDRPVLDEAEVISTRRILVHLQSKDEPVMKLYLWDQAAKDFYKKFTSSEDTPTVLLVTTVNPKVIAGNLALSSMASSRVFIDKDIQPTIDYFSWLGSNPEIAKRVNADEVTRSETMTIGQIYAYIKQENAKEASFDCIATIDDVKRDSAWYYIGCSGCQTKATRGPSSLMCAKCGKTNVSGVAKYLAKISVYDKNDQAVFVLLGDAGSELTGKNAAELVNNYFEANQDLGAGHQMPVPQALLDTIGQTHKFRVKVSKLNLTGKIQAITVTKIVSSEVLPPVPTPTEIPHDVEDEVALPSAIVIDGSGFKADDADGSTSSMDESRKAKRPKHGK; encoded by the exons ATGCAAGGATTTATTTCCTCTTCTCGTGCTCCAACGTACCTGCCTCATCTGAAAGCAGGAGCAACTTACACCCTTCAGAATTTTTTGGCTGCCACAAGCAAGGAGATTTACCGCGTCGCTGATCAgaatttaacaatttcattcTCGAACGGCTCTGTTCTTGCTCCTCTCGACGACATCCCCGTCTCCGTCTCTTTTCCAACCGACAGGTTCAGGTTCCACACACATGAGGATTTCCAAGCTCACCGTGGTCTCAGGGGCGATCTCTACG atGTCGTTGGCCACTTGAGGCTGGTGAATGGTCAGTCTCTCATTGACCGCCCCGTCCTTGACGAAGCCGAAGTAATCAGCACGCGTCGTATTTTGGTTCATTTGCAATCAAAAGA TGAACCTGTTATGAAGCTCTACCTTTGGGACCAGGCTGCAAAGGACTTTTACAAGAAATTCACATCCAGTGAGGACACTCCCACCGTTCTTTTGGTCACGACCGTTAACCCAAAAGTTATAGCAG GTAATTTAGCTCTCAGTTCGATGGCCTCCTCCCGTGTCTTTATAGACAAAGATATTCAGCCCACGATTGATTACTTCAGCTG GTTGGGTTCTAACCCAGAGATTGCAAAGCGGGTAAATGCAGATGAGGTTACTAGGTCTGAGACAATGACAATTGGGCAGATCTATGCTTACATCAAGCAGGAAAATGCCAAG GAAGCTTCTTTCGACTGCATAGCCACAATTGATGATGTTAAGCGTGACAGTGCATGGTACTATATTGGCTGCAGCGGTTGTCAAACAAAGGCCACCAGAGGTCCTTCTTCGTTAATGTGCGCCAAGTGCGGCAAAACTAATGTGTCTGGTGTAGCAAA GTATCTCGCAAAGATCTCTGTCTATGACAAAAATGACCAGGCTGTTTTTGTCCTTCTTGGTGATGCAGGAAGTGAGTTGACAGGAAAGAATGCGGCAGAATTGGTTAACAACTACTTTGAG GCTAATCAAGACCTTGGTGCTGGCCATCAGATGCCTGTCCCCCAAGCATTACTCGACACCATTGGCCAAACACATAAGTTCAGGGTCAAGGTGTCTAAGCTCAACTTGACAGGCAAGATTCAGGCCATAACCGTTACGAAGATTGTCTCATCAGAGGTTCTGCCACCTGTGCCAACTCCAACTGAAATCCCACATGATGTGGAAGATGAAGTTGCCTTGCCTTCTGCAATTGTCATTGATGGCTCTGGATTCAAAGCTGATGATGCGGACGGAAGTACCAGCAGCATGGATGAATCACGCAAGGCTAAGCGTCCCAAACATGGCAAATAG